A genomic segment from Rhizoctonia solani chromosome 11, complete sequence encodes:
- a CDS encoding alcohol dehydrogenase, whose translation MQAAANAVQNHMGLVEVPVEPSYKAREDGSKMKALAWFGSNDVRMTQVPVPDITQPDDVIVKVTGTTICGSDLHLYHGEIFMGVVDRVGENVKNLKPGQRVVASFQIACGQCSYCKQKLSSMCDKTNNSSLQNAMYGTRDAGFFGYSHFTGGFPGGQAEYVKVPYGNVNLLPIPDNVTDEQAIYLSDVIPTSYHCVVDTGVKEGDIVAVWGLGPIGQCVARWAQIKGAKRVIGIDSHPQRLAFASEKLGIETLNFKEHSDVLRRLRELVPGGVDVALDCGTFHEPKTLLHKVQKTLMLETDVSETANEMIKSVRKMGRCGVIAAYSGYTNQFNIGALMEKGVRFIGNGQAPVHLYWEEILNDYIIPGKFDPTFMITHRVPIDDMAKLYAAFDKRIAGVEKVFVETRFSNPPSQGCPTVSRVDDWETATH comes from the exons ATGCAAGCAGCAGCCAATGCAGTCCAAAAC CACATGGGACTTGTTGAAGTCCCAGTCGAGCCATCTTACAAGGCTCGCGAGGATGGGTCCAAGATGAAGGCACTCGCCTGGTTTGGATCCAATGATGTACGAATGACTCAGGTTCCTGTCCCAGATATCACCCAGCCC GACGATGTGATTGTCAAAGTCACCGGGACGACCATTTGTGGATCTGATTTGCATTTGTACCATGGAGAGATC TTCATGGGTGTCGTAGACAGAGTCGGAGAGAACGTCAAGAACCTAAAGCCTGGTCAACGAGTGGTTGCTTCATTCCAAATTGCATGCGGCCAGTGCAGTTACTGCAAACAGAAGCTGAGCAGCATGTGCGACAAGACAAACAACAGCTC CCTGCAGAACGCTATGTACGGAACCCGCGATGCCGGATTCTTCGGCTATTCTCACTTCACTGGTGGGTTCCCAGGTGGACAGGCGGAGTACGTCAAG GTTCCGTACGGAAACGTCAACCTCCTGCCGATCCCGGACAATGTAACGGATGAGCAAGCCATCTATCTTTCGGACGTGATCCCTACCAGCTATCATTGCGTTGTCGACACTGGGGTGAAGGAAGGTGATATCGTAGCCGTCTGG GGTCTTGGTCCGATTGGCCAGTGTGTTGCCCGCTGGGCGCAAATCAAGGGTGCCAAGCGTGTAATTGGTATTGACTCACACCCTCAGCGCCTGGCCTTTGCATCTGAGAAGCTCGGCATCGAGACCTTGAACTTTAAGGAACACTCGGATGTTCTGAGGAGACTACGCGAGCTTGTTCCTGGTGGAGTGGATGTCGCACTCGACTGCG GAACCTTCCACGAGCCCAAGACTCTGTTGCACAAAGTTCAAAAGACCTTGATGCTCGAAACTGATGTTTCGGAAACCGCCAACGAGATGATCAAGTCTGTGAGAAAGATGGGTCGATGTGGTGTCATTGCCGCCTATTCGGGATACACCAACCAGTTCAACATTGGTGCACTGATGGAGAAGGGAGTGAGGTTTATCGGTAACGGCCAAG CTCCGGTTCATTTGTACTGGGAGGAAATTCTAAACGACTATATCATTCCTGGAAAGTTCGACCCAACCTT CATGATCACCCACCGTGTTCCAATCGATGACAT GGCCAAACTGTACGCCGCCTTCGACAAGCGTATCGCTGGAGTCGAGAAGGTGTTTGTCGAAACTCGGTTCTCCAACCCACCGTCCCAGGGATGTCCGACGGTGTCTAGGGTAGATGACTGGGAGACGGCTACACACTAA
- a CDS encoding alcohol dehydrogenase, producing MQALGNLVQNEMGLIDIEVEPSYKARSDGSKMKALAWFGARDVRMVQVPVPDITQPSVGIINRVGENVENLKPGQRVVASFQIACGQCGYCKHKLSSMCDKANNSSLQNAVYGTRDGGFFGYSHFTGGFPGGQAEYVKDPFGNVNLLPMPDDVPDEKALYLSDVVPTAYHCVVDTGVQEGDIVAIWGLGPIGQYAARWCQIKGAKRVIGIDSHPGRLAFAAAQKALMLETDVSETPNEMIKSVRKMGRCGVIADYVGFTNQFNIGAMMEKGIRFIGNGQLLEGDIGLVHYSGEIRSDIVPIEDMAKLYAAFDKRIDGVEKVFVETKFSNPPSKGCPATSRVDEWESNKH from the exons ATGCAAGCACTAGGTAATCTAGTTCAAAAC GAAATGGGATTGATCGACATCGAAGTCGAACCATCCTACAAGGCTCGTTCGGATGGATCCAAGATGAAGGCGCTTGCGTGGTTTGGAGCTCGTGATGTGCGGATGGTTCAAGTACCTGTACCAGACATTACTCAACCT TCCGTGGGTATCATTAATCGAGTTGGCGAGAACGTCGAGAATCTAAAGCCCGGTCAGCGCGTTGTAGCATCGTTCCAGATTGCGTGCGGCCAGTGCGGGTACTGCAAGCATAAATTGAGTAGTATGTGTGATAAGGCCAATAATAGCTC GCTTCAGAATGCAGTATACGGAACACGTGACGGTGGATTCTTTGGCTATTCTCACTTTACCGGTGGATTCCCGGGAGGACAAGCTGAGTATGTCAAG GACCCATTCGGCAATGTTAACCTCCTCCCAATGCCGGATGACGTTCCCGATGAAAAAGCTCTGTATCTATCAGATGTAGTTCCAACTGCTTATCATTGCGTTGTTGATACGGGCGTCCAAGAAGGAGATATAGTCGCTATTTGG GGCTTGGGACCCATCGGTCAATACGCCGCTCGCTGGTGCCAAATCAAAGGTGCTAAGCGTGTTATTGGAATCGATTCACATCCCGGCCGGCTGGCGTTTGCGGCCG CTCAGAAGGCACTTATGCTTGAGACTGATGTCTCAGAAACACCCAATGAAATGATCAAGTCTGTTCGAAAGATGGGCCGATGCGGTGTGATTGCAGATTATGTTGGCTTCACAAATCAATTCAATATCGGAGCTATGATGGAAAAGGGAATCAGATTTATTGGAAACGGGCAAT tactggaaggagaTATTGGATTAGTACATTATTCCGGGGAAATTCGATCCGACATT GTTCCAATCGAAGATAT GGCTAAGCTATATGCGGCATTTGACAAGCGCATTGATGGAGTGGAGAAAGTCTTTGTGGAAACCAAGTTCTCCAACCCGCCGTCCAAGGGATGCCCGGCCACGTCCAGGGTAGACGAATGGGAAAGTAACAAGCACTAA
- a CDS encoding GNAT family acetyltransferase gives MLRPATQDDLPTLHIIRNAAQDSLIQTGSLQVLSGIECVEHYMLFSSLQLGPIGMCRLDPRAPSHIEPWLSPRPDIYLSSLIVHPKFQSRGLGKQLVSELQVLGKSMALDVWAGNDKLQRWYQHLGWKHVATVQEGDHDQTYDVAVYVWP, from the exons ATGCTTCGACCCGCCACCCAGGATGATCTACCCACTTTACACATCATACGAAACGCCGCTCAGGACTCGCTCATCCAAACTGGGAGTTTGCAAGTCCTGAgcggtatcgagtgtgtggAGCACTATATGCTCTTTTCGAGTTTGCAATTGGGGCCGATTGGAATGTGTCGCCTTGACCCCCGCGCTCCAAGCCATATTGAGCCTTGGTTATCCCCTCGACCGGATATATACCTCTCTTCGCTCATCGTTCATCCCAAATTTCAATCCCGTGGCTTGGGGAAACAGCTCGTCTCGGAATTGCAAGTCCTCGGGAAATCGATGGCTCTGGATGTATGGGCCGGAAATGACAAATTGCAAAGGTGGTACCAGCACCTGGGGTGGAAGCATGTAGCCACCGTGCAAGAAGGAGACCATGATC AGACGTACGACGTAGCCGTGTATGTTTGGCCTTGA